TAAGCTATTGCATGAACTTCTATCATATTCTTGCAGTTTATATTTTCAACTGCTATTGATGGAAAAATTAAGGCTTGGCTGTACGACAATATGGGTTCAAGAGTTGACTATGATGCTCCTGGACAGTGGTGTACCAGAATGCTCTATAGTGCTGATGGTAGTAGGTATGTAGATAAAAATCAAAGTATTATCTGCAATGGTTGGTCTTTCTTTCTTAAAGTGACCCTACGTATCTCCTTAGCCATGTAAGAGAAGCAACTAATTAACAGTCCCCTCTCTAATTCAGATTATTCTCTTGCGGGACAAGTAAGGATGGGGATTCatttttggttgaatggaatgaaagTGAAGGAAAAATAAGGAGGACATTTTCTGGTTTTAGAAAGAACTTTCCTGGTGTAGTACAGTTTGACACAACTAAGAATCGCTTTTTGGCTGTTGGTGATGATagccaaattaaattttgggaTATGGACAATACAAATATTCTCACCAGCACAGAAGCTGAAGGGGGGCTTCCGGTTAGCATATCATTTTTCATTTGAGCTTCCCTTTTTATGCATCTTGAATCTAACTTTGACTTCAATTTCTTAATCTTGATTTGGGATGGTTTAGAGTCTTCCACGACTGAGATTCAACAAGGAAGGAAATTTGCTTGTTGTTACCACAGCAGACAATGGATTCAAGGTTCTTGCAAATGCCAATGGTCTTAGAGCATTAAGGGCAATGGAGGCTCAATCTTATGAAGCATCTAGAACACCACTTGAGATGAAGGTTTTATCTTCCATCTTAATGCTAACTCACTTTGCATTTGTTTATGTCTTGAACTTCTATTGACaactttgtttcttttcttgattATGGATTAGGTATCTAGTTCTTCTATGCTTACAAGCATTGGTCCTGTTGTTAGCAAGGTCGAACGTGTAGACAGCCCTGCCAAGCCTACTTCAACTCTTGTATGTTGCACATGCACTTACTTTTTGCTGGTGATCTTTTTTGGTTAGCAAATGAGTATTGTTAAGCATCCAACCTAAATATAACTGGTAATAGGTGAAGAGGTCCAACTTGAATATGAGACCATAGGAAAGCCAATACTCAATAGATGTGGGGTAACACCACTTAACACTGTCCGTCATGTGTAGCTTAATAAGGGCATACACATGGACAGCTTCACAAGGAGTTGTCAACCTTACAGTTTACTTGGGGTAAGCAGGAAGATCAAAAGACATCTGAGTTTtaataccacttgttaggattTTCATTCATAAATGTATTCACACTGAGATTAacacaaattcaaatattatcatGTTAAGAATCTAACCTAAAACCCACTGGTAACAGGTGGAGAGCCTAACTTGAATATAAGACCACAAGAAACTCAATAGATATGGGATAACCACTTAACAAGTATCAATTGCTTCACAcgttaaagaacataaaatattattaagataaaTTTAAGAGATTTTCAGACCTTTTGCTTGCTGCAATTTAGTTTGCTTGTCTTGGATgcaattttacaatattttaaactaGCATCTAATTCTAATTACAATTTCTTGTAGAATGGAGTTGAACCAATGATTAGAGGCATTGAAAAGCCAAGAAATTTGGAGGATGTGTCTGATAAAACCAAACCTTGGGAGCTAACCGAGATTGTTGATCCTACTCAATGTCGAACAGTCACCTTGCCAGATAACTCAGAGATTGCTAGCAaggttttaatttattacttactTTTTGCTCTCTTACATTGTCATTTACAACTATCTTGTtcagttattatttttatgattattaatttGCCTGTATATCAAGGTTCCTAGACTTCTTTACACAAATTCTGGTGTTGGGGTTCTTTCTTTATATACAAATGGGGTTCAAAAACTATGGAAATGGAGTCGCAGTGAACAAAACTCTAGTGGCAAGGTGATTTATGCTTTGAAGACACATATTTCTTCATTGAAAAGacatgcatatttttatatgaagGTTCATGTTCTGTTTTGTGCATATGGTATTGGCAGAAAAAATTTCTTGtgtaatattttcttttattcttttctgtTTCCGTAGGCCACTGCTAGCATTATTCCACAACTCTGGCAACCAAATAGTGGTCTTCATATGACTAATGATGTTCCAGAGACTTCTGAAGATGCAGTTCCATGCATAGCGCTGTCCAAGAATGACTCCTATGTAATGTCTGCATGTGGTGGAAAGGTTTCCTTGTTTAATATGATGACGTTCAAGGTATATTAATGTTTATGCCAGATTTTGAATTAGATTGGAGTTTCTTGCCAACTTTGATTCCATCCTTGTGATATTCTACTTGATGTGATATTGCATTATTTGCAGGTGATGACAACTTTTATGCCACCTCCTCCAGCTTCGACCTTCTTGGCATTTCATCCTCAAGATAATAACATTATAGCAATTGGAATGGAAGACTCAGCCATCCATATTTACAATGTCAGGGTGGATGAGGTAGATGATTCATTATATCTTTGTATCTATCATCTAGCAGTACCTTTTCGatattcaatatgaaaagaGCTGCTTCTCTCCTGTAGgtcaaaacaaaattgaaaggtCACCAAAAACGAATCACTGGTCTAGCGTTTTCCACCAGTCTTAACCTTCTAGCTTCTTCTGGTGCTGATGCTCAGGTATTCTTCATCATCAAACCTCTGTGTCTGGTTGTGGTACTTTATACCTACAGTTATTTCAAATGAAAACGTGGAAAAAGAATCAGATATTCTTCTTTCTGTACTTGTTTTGTTCGGTTTCATAGATGATAAGAGTAATTTGAAGGTTGAAATATATCTGATACTCGAAAAGGAGATTAGGGCATCTAAATACCTTAGTGGTACCCATGTTTTCTTGCTCAGAGAAGAAATTAATTTCTGTTGCCGGAAAAAAAACTTCTCTCATTCTCTTGCATTATGCCCTAACCAATTTTAATGCTTTCTGTTTCTCGTTTGTATTTTTTCTTCGAGTTGGTAGTTAGATATGACCAGTGGTTCTTATTGTCCTTTATTATGGTGTTATTGGCTTCTTTCTTTTGCAGCTTTTCTTTTGGAACATGGAGAACTGGGAAAAGATGAAATCAGTTGCCCTTCAACTGCCACCTGGAAGGACCCCTCAGGGTGCCACTCGTGTGCAATTTCACTCTGATCAAGTTCGCTTGTTAGTATGCCATGAAACTCAACTTGCAGTATTTGATGCTAACAAGATGGAATGCATTCAACAGGTAAAAAGCGCTACAGCTTGGGTAATGAATATAGTATGCTGTGAACAAATTTTAACGTTCTTTCATATTGCAGTGGATGCCCCAAGAAGTACTTTCTTCACCTATATCTAGCGCAGCATATTCTTGCAATAGCCAACTAGTTTATGCTACTTTTACTGATGGCAACATTGGAGTGTTTGATGCTGATAGCTTGAAGCTCAGATGTCGTATTGCACCATCTGCTTATATCTCTCCGGGAATGTCAAACAGGTAATGCTTTACAACTTATATTGCCATGTAATTACATTTGTCTTGTTTTTGCATTGAAAAGCCTTGGATATCAGCACCTTGGTTTCCGTTAACGTGAAACATGAATGTGAGCTCTTACTTTCACTTTCAATGTTCTACTGCAACAGCCAAATTGTACACCCGCTTGTTGTCGCAACACACCCACAGGAAGCCAATCAGTTAGCTGTTGGATTGACCAATGGTTTGGTTAAAGTTATAGAACCCTCGGAGACGGAGAGGAAGTGGGGACTGCCTGTGCCTGTCAATAATGGAACAGAAAATGGCAAGACGGCAGCACCATCCACCATTAATACTTCCGAGCAGCTGCAGAGATGAACATGAACGTCCCTTCTGCTCTGTAATTTGTAAGTCATCCACCTATAATTGGTAgggttttttttcccttccattTGTATGTGTAAATATAAATGTTCGAAGATAGGGGAAAAATGTTAGATCACAAGAACAAAGATATATTCATGTATGTATATTGAATGCTAATCTCTTTGATGAATGTGACTTTTAATTGTtacttcacttttttttttctttttgcataaTTAATTGTTACTTCATGTCATTTCTCAGATAAAATTGGCATTTAGTAGGCTGtttacttcatttttttcacatggAAAAATTTATGGACGAAAAGATTTAtttagcattttattttatttaaaaaaagaaagaaaaatacttAATACATGAACAATAACTTAAAGTATACCTTCCAACTAAAAATTTGTCTAATCATTTTCCCTTAGACAACATGTGGCTATGGCAAAACAAAGGATCAACCTTTTCTTAGTCAAACAGGCAAAAATTGACAAGAAAAGCAAGATATGCTGATATGGATGACCTTTCACTTAATTAGTTTCTACACTCAGCTCAGGCCATGCTTACTGGTTAGATTCCCTTTGCTGCTTTTGTTGTTTACATTTATTTCTTTAAGTTATGGTTCCATTGATAGCTTTTAACTTTCAGAATTCAATCATTGTATTGAACATAGTGAAGATTATGTTAAAGTAGGCGATCAATAAtcccaaaatttttcttaattgcGAAATGTTTTAACTTGtatattgtatatacatatattatctCCATGTAGTAAACTCTTGGAAGTTTCATAATTGGATTATATATTCAGCGTTTAATGTAAAAGCTGTGCTGTGCCTTTGCCAAATTGTTTTCACGAGGGAGTGTAGACTCTGGAACTGCTTCTACAGTTTTTCTCTAATGATTCTTGTATACAAAACAAGAAGACTGATGTTGTCTTATACTAGAAGATGCTTCAGCTTTGTAGGGTCCAAAATAATACCTTTCTTACTCGAATTTCGGAGTAAGCGGTGTTACAATTATGCATTCAATACAGATATGTTCAAGTTCTTTAATTCTGAAGTATTTGAAAGGCTCTTACAAGATCATATCCCCAACTTCATTTTTGGATACgcataaaaaaatagtaactaACACGaatatttcaaaaagaattgtGTTTGATTTTACCCCtaggttaaaaaattttaactgtaGATAGGATGATAGTACACCTGGTTCGGATCTTGTCATTTTAGAGTTTGGACTCATCAACAGCAATCTGAAATGATGGATGGTTCATCATCTTCATTATTGGTTGTACATTTTAATAGGGGATATGAGCTGAGAACTCCCAACATCTCATGTTCCTCAGTGGGGACAACAATTCATTCTTTATCCCCTCCATTATTCATATCAATATTTTTGTCAACAATTATGCAATTGTTTTTTGTTTATCCCCTCCATTAGATTTTGTTACCATCTAAATGTTGATTTAGATATTGCTTCCAGCTACTAACCctgttttctttcctttcttgttAAAAGCAAAGCTTGTAAGTATGTCTTTTAAGATCTTGAAAATTTCAGAGCATGCACTTTCTCAAATTTACCTTTTAAGATAGTTAGTTAAACGATTAGATTCGGATGACATTTGAAGATATCAATAAACTTTTTAATACTTTACAATTTACgagcaataaaaataaaattatttattcgggttaaatttaagtttaacattattatttttaaattggacTATAACCTAATCCCACTTAACTCATAAGCATAAATGTAAATTTCTTGTAAAAGTAAAATGGTCAATACcctttaaaactttaaaattataaaattaacaaaattatactatctaaatatgtcattttattatttttatctaaaattaagttaattaatatttaaaaatagaattcatgttatattaatttatctCAAAACTAATAAAAGCTGTATACGAAATATTAATGgatttatttagattttgaattagtaatttttctctaattatgctaataaataaataaatcaattaattaaaatgtaatttgttaatttattacAAGAAAGATTTTATTGATACACATAATTAATGGAGATAAAAGGAGGAGAGGGGCAGTGATGAGGAAGGTCGGCTCACCCATTCTAGGGTCGAGAGCTAGAAAAATAGAGGGACTCACAATGAATGCTTAGTGTATTAGACTTTTGAGAGTGGAGAGGAGTCCCTTTACTAAGTGATATCTTGAGGTATTTATAGGAGTGATGAGGGCCCAATCGGGTCCACAATAGGTGAGGGCCCCAACTGAATCCAAATTGTGGTAGGGATATAACAATAGTCCCCCTCAATCGAGAGATAGGTTATAAGGTGATCATGTCTCGAGACCATCCGCAGGTTATCCCTGTGGGTGACATTTGTTGCAAATAAAGTAACAAGACGGAGAGTATAATTTATTGGCCGAATGATTCAAGACCATATGCATACCCCTTTTAATAATGTGTTTACAAATGGTATTTTTATTCGTAGTTGACTTGTATAAagtttgttttatgatttagtgaGTGGTATACCCATTGGCTCGACAATTTAGAAATGAGTGGTATAATAGTCAATAAGAAGATCCAAAATTATGCAGTGGAGATGTGTTGTATGTATATCACATATGCAATTGTTGGAAATGTAAAATAAAGGAGATTCGAGCCATCTATTGgcaatataaaatgtgaaaggTGTGACTTATTCGCTGGtaatacaaaacataaaaaatgcaTATTATTCGTTAGCGATATAAAACTTAAACGGTGCAAAACCGttcattaataatataaaatgcaaGAAGTGTAGAACGTTTGTTGAATATATGGGTTTGTCATTACGAACCCATTGTCGTCGAAGACAAAGCTGGTTCCGAAGGAGTAGCAAATGACGGcaagtaaaaaaatatctttagcTAAAGATGAGCAGGACTCGTTAGAGCTGCTGGCTGGCTGTGGAGTTAATAGCCCCCGTTTCCTGGGTCTAATGACTCATCGAGCTCACTTGTTGAAGCACAACAACAATAGCAACTCACAAACAGGTACTGGCAATAACGTTGTCGTTACTTGAGTGTGCATCACAAGATCAATCTGCAATCGAGCTTGCCCAAATTGGAAGTTGGAGTTGTGGGTTTGGTTTCAATAGAAGGGTTGAGCCAAaagaatacatatatttttttttaaaattacacataaaaatgGCTTAAATAACATTTGATACTTGACTTCACACTTTCTCATAATTTGGtacttagatttttttttgtctaatttgatacttaaacttATACTTTCTCCTAATTTGAAACCTAAACTTTACATTTATTcctaatttagtatttaatattttttggtcTAATTTAGTACTTGGATGGACAATTTTTTCGTAATTTGTTACCTAATCTTTTGTTTTGGTCCAATTTGGTGCTTGAACTTGTCAAACTTTATACAAATGCTCCATTATActaacaatgttattttttcATGTGGTAGcaacaataattaatatatgattgaCAGAAGATAATTGTAtttcaaatgttaaattacttttattttaatttattttcaattacttttattttttattaatttaaaataatgaatttctttgagtttggatttttaaaactattgttttcttattcaatattaattcgtTAAGCATAAATCAATGCATAAGTTTTTAACACAAATTTCCTTTAATAGTGACGATATTTTGTGGAATTGAGGGCTTTATGAAGACTAGATTAGAGGAGAAGCTAGGGGGCTGGCAGTGGCCTTGCCCCCCTAAAAATGaacatattcaatttagtccctttagaaataataaaattataagttattctatggtaaaattgcactttggacccaaaaaatatgaaaaagttttgTTTAATCCCTTCAAATATGatagaattataaattaatatatgataaaattaaattttgatctttaaaaaaatttataatttgctTCCGACCCcctctaaaaaaatttctagcttCTTCCCTGGACCAAACTATGCTTTTAGCATGCAGTTCCTCTTGAACCATTCTTCCCATTAACAGTCAAAATAATCTTAactcaatgaaaaataaaatttgagcgTATTGTTTAGCGAAACATAAGAAActttaaataaatgtaataattattgTCATTAAATTTCATGCCATCTACCACATGTCAGTCATACATTACTTGTTTTTATCCCCTCGTAAAAGAACTAACATAATTAGtgttttgggaaaaatttgtataacatttgacaaatttaagtactaaattaaaaaaagtatcaagtttaccaaattaaataaaaaagtctAGATGCTAAATTAGAAAAGGAATTTTTTCCTTCGATTTTTGTAGGACTTTTGAATTATCTACAAAGTATTGAGTTTAGattcaacaataattaatatGCAAGATgctatttaagggttgaatgGTTGATTGATTTTGTTGTATATATGGTGAGAAagttatgaatgaatgaattaatttttcaatgttgttttaaaaatttgcaaaaatttgcaaatatatatatatatatatatatatatatatatatatagaagttAATAACACAGTAACTATTAATTGGATGAAAGTTTCTTTTGGTGGATCTATTTGTTAGGGTTAAATGGATAAGGACATTATAGtttaaatatcacattttaccaaaaaaaaagtttaaatatcaaTATGAGAAAACGAATATAGTTTAggtggaaaattttcaattaagccaaaaaataaagatcaaaaagagaaattattgaCACAATTCGTTGAGTCAAGGATCATGtaactttttccaaaattgagaTGCGAAGCGAGGATCTCTATTAGAGGTGATTGAAATCGGTACTCCATGCAGTCTCAttatctcagaaatataaagCTTCGCCAGCTTCTGCAAAGAATAATCAGTACGAACTTGTATGAAGTGGgtggacttggtcaatcgatccacgatgacccatacagaatctttcttagtaggtgtgaggggtaacccactaacgaagtccatagtcactctctcccacttccaaagtAGAATCTTGACTGGCTGCAAGaaacccgaaggtaactgatgctcagccttaacctgctaGCAAGTCAGACACTTACTTACAAAATCTATAACCTCACGCTTAAGACCTGGCCACTAATATGACTCACGAAGGTCtcggtacatcttatttccgccaggatgcatagcataagggctactatgtgcCTCTCTCAGTATAGACTGCCTCAATTCAGTATCTTTCAGTACATAGATTCTCCCACGAAAAAAGAGCACCCCTTCGCTATTCAGTCCAAAATCCTCGGTATTCCCACTCTCAACCTGTCAGAAACGAAAACCCAACAACTTATCCTCTATCTGTTTACTCTTAATTTGCTCTATCCACGTCGGTTTAACTTGAAGTTTAGCCAATagactaccatcatcaaataaactgagGCGAGCAAACATTACCCTCAGGTCAGTTATAGCCCTACGGCTCAGTGCatcagccaccacattggccttaccaagATGATATTCAATAGTACAATCGTAGTCTTTAAGTAACTCAATCCAtctacgctgcctaagattcagctcattctgagtgaggaggtacttgaggctcttgtgatcggtgtaaatgatacacttctcaccatacaagtaatgcctccagattttcagtGCGAATACCACTGcggccaactccaagtcatgcgtCAGATAGTTCGCCTCATgggtcttaagctgacgagacgcatacgttaccaccttaccctcttgcatcaacacaTATCCCAAATTGACATGTGAGGCATCGCTGTAGACAGTAAAATCTTTTCCAGACTCTGGCTGCATCAAAATAGGGGCCTCAGTTAATAcagtcttgagcttctcaaagctctttTGCTGCGAATCAGTCCAGTTAAACGACATACCCTTACgtagcagcttagtcaagggtgcgACAATCAGAAAAAACCCCTCCACAAATCGTCAATAATACCCTGCCAATCCCAGAAAACTGCGGATCTCAGATACAGTCTTAGGCTGTTTCTAATTCAACACCGCCTCAATCTTTCAAGGATCGACCCTAATCCCCTCATTAGAAACCACACGGCCTAAAAATGTTACTTCCTATAACCAGAACTTacatttactgaacttggcATACAGTTGTTTCTCTCGCAAAATCTGTAGAACCACTCTGAGGTATTCATCGTGTTCATCCTCAGTTTTCGAATACAccagtatatcatcaataaataccactacAAATCGATCCAGATAGGGCTGGAGCACTCGGTTCATCAGATCTATAAAAACTGTCGGTGCATTTGTCAGTCCAAATGgtatcactaggaactcgtagtgaccatagcAAGTCCTAAATGTCGTCTTATGCACGTCAGCCTTTTTAACTCTCAACTGGTGATACCCTGACCGTAgatcaatcttggagaaaactgaAGCACCTCAAAACTGATTAAACAAATTGTTTATCCTCAGTagggggtacttattctttatggtCAACTTGTTCAATTACTggtaatcaatacacatacACATGAATCCATcattctttttcacaaacaaccGGTGCTCCCCATTGAGACACACTAGGGCGGATGAACTCACGATCCAGTAGCTCTTGaatctgagccttaagctctacaagctcttttggtgccattctataaggagcaatagacACTAAAGCTGTACCAGGAAGGAGCTctatcccaaactccacttcaTGATTCGGAGGTAAACCCGATAGCTCATCAGAAAAGATGTTCGGACCATCCTTTATCGTTTTAATATCCTTAACTGTAGAGTCTTTAGAATCTAAAACATTTACATAGGCCAAGAATGCCTCGcatcccttacgaaccaacttcTCCGCCACCAGTGCAGAGACCACATTAGATAAGTAATTCCGACGTTCTCCGATCATGACTACCTCCATATCCTCCTCAGCGATTTTTGCCTTCTCGACCAGGGTAGAAAGATCTCGCTCCCTCTGCGGGGCTATCAGaactctcaaattatctctGAAGCTATCCTCAAAGTGGACACATCGCTCATACTCAGATGTTACCATACCTCGCGCATAGCGACTCAGTCTCAGAAACTCAACCTCGTACTTGGCCACTGATCGATCCCCTTGTGTAAGATTTAGGAACTCCCTCCTACGTGCATCCACATAACTAGTTTCGACATATTTCCCCTGAAAGGCATTCTTAAAGAACTCCCAAGTCAGATGTTCaggctgagtgccctccttaacggTCAGCCACCACTGATGAGCCTCGTCCTGCAGCAGCGAGACTGCaccttttaatttctgtttAGGGGTGCAATTTAGATAATCCATGATCCTCTCCGTGGCCTCAATCCAGTACTCAACCACACTAGGGGCGACCCTAGTGACACCCCAGAAGAGCTCAGTTCCATTGGACCAGAGTCGTTCCGTAACCGACCTTCAGCCCCCTAATCCAGTATTGGGCCCAGCGACCTTCTCCAAAATCCTTAGCATAGCCTGAGACAATGCATCATCCCCAGCCATGCGATcttgagacccagtctcagtagCAGGCGACACTGGTATCTCACTCGTATCCAAATTTGGCAGATTGCCAGATGACGAAGACCCAGCTCGAGCACCCCTACGACCTCTACCACGACCTCTTGTACCCCGTCCGCAAGTACCTCTAGTACTCATTGTCTAATTGCATTTTATTGATATTAACAGTTTTATGCATCAATTTACAGTTCTAGTATTTATTAAtagatattttgtaaaaataatgtcagaagtgtaaaatttgtttcaTACATCGCAGTGTCAATATCTATCAGTTTTACTACAGTCCCAGTATAcactattttaagtgttttcagtatagtctatctatagtagtctcagtATATACTACCTATAGCAGTTTCAGGATATACTATCAAAGATAATTTTAGTTTCAGTTTAAACAATT
This genomic window from Gossypium raimondii isolate GPD5lz chromosome 10, ASM2569854v1, whole genome shotgun sequence contains:
- the LOC105777312 gene encoding topless-related protein 2 isoform X1 is translated as MSSLSRELVFLILQFLEEEKFKETVHRLEQESGFFFNMKYFEEKILAGEWDEVEKYLSGFTKVDDNRYSMKIFFEIRKQKYLEALDRNDRAKAVEILVKDLKVFSTFNEELFKEITHLLTLGNFRENEQLSKYGDTKSARSIMLIELKKLVEANPLFREKLVFPTLKASRLRTLINQSLNWQHQLCKNPKPNPDIKTLFTDHSCSPPNGARAPTPVTFPVAAVAKPSTYAPVGAHSFPPNPTALAGWMGNVNPSSSVQSALAVAAASASSLPFPQNQVSVLKHPRTPSNTPGMVEYGSTDHEHLMKRLRSAQSIDEVTYPAPPQHASWSLDDLPKSVACTIHQGSNVTSMDFHPFHHTLLTVGCSNGEISLWEVSKRERLLTKPFKIWDMASCSVLLQASIVKDSSISVNRVAWTPDGNLIGIAFTKHLVHLHAYQGSNELRPHLEIDAHVGGVNDIAFSHPNKKLCVVTCGDDKLIKVWDLAGNKLFSFEGHESPVYSVCPHQKENIQFIFSTAIDGKIKAWLYDNMGSRVDYDAPGQWCTRMLYSADGSRLFSCGTSKDGDSFLVEWNESEGKIRRTFSGFRKNFPGVVQFDTTKNRFLAVGDDSQIKFWDMDNTNILTSTEAEGGLPSLPRLRFNKEGNLLVVTTADNGFKVLANANGLRALRAMEAQSYEASRTPLEMKVSSSSMLTSIGPVVSKVERVDSPAKPTSTLNGVEPMIRGIEKPRNLEDVSDKTKPWELTEIVDPTQCRTVTLPDNSEIASKVPRLLYTNSGVGVLSLYTNGVQKLWKWSRSEQNSSGKATASIIPQLWQPNSGLHMTNDVPETSEDAVPCIALSKNDSYVMSACGGKVSLFNMMTFKVMTTFMPPPPASTFLAFHPQDNNIIAIGMEDSAIHIYNVRVDEVKTKLKGHQKRITGLAFSTSLNLLASSGADAQLFFWNMENWEKMKSVALQLPPGRTPQGATRVQFHSDQVRLLVCHETQLAVFDANKMECIQQWMPQEVLSSPISSAAYSCNSQLVYATFTDGNIGVFDADSLKLRCRIAPSAYISPGMSNSQIVHPLVVATHPQEANQLAVGLTNGLVKVIEPSETERKWGLPVPVNNGTENGKTAAPSTINTSEQLQR
- the LOC105777312 gene encoding topless-related protein 2 isoform X2 → MSSLSRELVFLILQFLEEEKFKETVHRLEQESGFFFNMKYFEEKILAGEWDEVEKYLSGFTKVDDNRYSMKIFFEIRKQKYLEALDRNDRAKAVEILVKDLKVFSTFNEELFKEITHLLTLGNFRENEQLSKYGDTKSARSIMLIELKKLVEANPLFREKLVFPTLKASRLRTLINQSLNWQHQLCKNPKPNPDIKTLFTDHSCSPPNGARAPTPVTFPVAAVAKPSTYAPSFPPNPTALAGWMGNVNPSSSVQSALAVAAASASSLPFPQNQVSVLKHPRTPSNTPGMVEYGSTDHEHLMKRLRSAQSIDEVTYPAPPQHASWSLDDLPKSVACTIHQGSNVTSMDFHPFHHTLLTVGCSNGEISLWEVSKRERLLTKPFKIWDMASCSVLLQASIVKDSSISVNRVAWTPDGNLIGIAFTKHLVHLHAYQGSNELRPHLEIDAHVGGVNDIAFSHPNKKLCVVTCGDDKLIKVWDLAGNKLFSFEGHESPVYSVCPHQKENIQFIFSTAIDGKIKAWLYDNMGSRVDYDAPGQWCTRMLYSADGSRLFSCGTSKDGDSFLVEWNESEGKIRRTFSGFRKNFPGVVQFDTTKNRFLAVGDDSQIKFWDMDNTNILTSTEAEGGLPSLPRLRFNKEGNLLVVTTADNGFKVLANANGLRALRAMEAQSYEASRTPLEMKVSSSSMLTSIGPVVSKVERVDSPAKPTSTLNGVEPMIRGIEKPRNLEDVSDKTKPWELTEIVDPTQCRTVTLPDNSEIASKVPRLLYTNSGVGVLSLYTNGVQKLWKWSRSEQNSSGKATASIIPQLWQPNSGLHMTNDVPETSEDAVPCIALSKNDSYVMSACGGKVSLFNMMTFKVMTTFMPPPPASTFLAFHPQDNNIIAIGMEDSAIHIYNVRVDEVKTKLKGHQKRITGLAFSTSLNLLASSGADAQLFFWNMENWEKMKSVALQLPPGRTPQGATRVQFHSDQVRLLVCHETQLAVFDANKMECIQQWMPQEVLSSPISSAAYSCNSQLVYATFTDGNIGVFDADSLKLRCRIAPSAYISPGMSNSQIVHPLVVATHPQEANQLAVGLTNGLVKVIEPSETERKWGLPVPVNNGTENGKTAAPSTINTSEQLQR